Proteins encoded by one window of Sorex araneus isolate mSorAra2 chromosome 3, mSorAra2.pri, whole genome shotgun sequence:
- the TRIM45 gene encoding tripartite motif-containing protein 45 isoform X2, protein MAKLWNPQSRLDPGSVTPKGGVKALTIDHLAVNDAMLESLRGEGQGLVCDLCSDREVEKRCYTCKANLCHFCSQAHRRQKKTTHHTMVDLKDLKGDSRVGRPILCPSHPAEELKLFCELCDRPVCRDCVVDEHREHPYDFTSNVIHKHGESVRDLLKGTHPHVEALEEALAQIKGSSSALQERVEAVAADIRAFSEGYIKAIGEHRDRLLKQLEDIRSQKENSLQLQKAQLEQLLADMRTGVEFTEHLLASGSDLEILITKGVVVERLTKLNQIEYSAHPGVNDKICFFPEEKAGQCHGYEMYGIINTREVDPAKCVIIGEDLHRAREKQPASFTLLCKDTAGESMGRGGDNVQVTVVPRDKIESSSPVRTMVQDKKDGTYYISYIPKEAGLYTVLVRVKDQHVQGSPFTVNVRKRQRTHPGVFHCCSFCSSGGQKTARCACGGTMPGGYLGCGHGHRGHPGRPHWSCCGKFNEKAECTWTDGQNLSRSLLRTVAL, encoded by the exons ATGGCGAAGCTGTGGAACCCCCAAAGCCGATTGGACCCCGGCAGTGTCACTCCGAAGG GTGGCGTGAAGGCTTTGACCATAGACCACTTGGCCGTGAATGATGCGATGCTGGAGAGTCTGCGTGGGGAAGGCCAGGGCCTGGTGTGTGACCTGTGCAGCGACAGGGAGGTGGAGAAGAGATGTTATACCTGCAAAGCCAATCTCTGCCACTTCTGCAGCCAGGCACATAG GCGGCAGAAGAAGACGACTCACCATACCATGGTAGATCTAAAAGACTTGAAAGGCGACAGCCGGGTGGGGAGGCCCATTCTGTGTCCTTCTCACCCTGCGGAGGAGCTGAAGCTGTTCTGTGAACTTTGCGACAGGCCCGTGTGCCGGGACTGTGTGGTGGATGAGCACCGGGAACACCCCTACGACTTCACCAGCAACGTCATCCACAAGCACGGGGAGTCAGTGCGGGACCTCCTTAAGGGCACCCACCCCCACGTGGAAGCCCTGGAGGAAGCACTGGCACAGATCAAAGGGTCCAGTAGTGCCCTACAGGAGCGAGTGGAGGCCGTGGCAGCTGATATCCGGGCATTTTCCGAGGGCTACATCAAAGCCATCGGGGAGCACCGGGACAGGCTGCTGAAGCAGCTGGAAGACATTCGCAGCCAGAAGGAAAACTCCCTGCAGCTACAGAAGGCACAGCtggagcagctgctggcagatatgcGGACAGGTGTGGAGTTTACCGAGCACCTGCTGGCCAGTGGCTCCGACCTAGAGATCCTCATCACCAAGGGGGTGGTGGTTGAGCGGCTCACAAAACTGAACCAGATTGAATATAGTGCACATCCTGGAGTGAACGATAAGATCTGCTTCTTTCCGGAGGAGAAAGCTGGCCAGTGTCATGGGTATGAGATGTACGGGATCATCAATACCAGGGAGGTCGATCCAGCCAAGTGTGTCATTATAGGAGAAG ATctccacagagccagggagaagcAGCCAGCCTCTTTCACACTGCTTTGTAAGGATACGGCAGGTGAAAGCATGGGCAGGGGTGGAGACAACGTTCAAGTCACAGTAGTCCCTAGGGATAAGATAGAAAG CTCCAGTCCAGTCAGAACAATGGTCCAAGATAAAAAGGACGGGACATACTACATTTCCTACATCCCCAAGGAGGCCGGCTTATATACTGTGCTGGTCCGGGTCAAAGACCAGCACGTGCAG GGTTCACCATTCACGGTAAACGTGAGGAAGAGGCAGCGCACACACCCCGGAGTCTTCCATTGCTGCTCCTTCTGCTCCAGTGGCGGCCAGAAGACTGCCCGCTGTGCCTGCGGGGGCACCATGCCAG GTGGGTACCTAGGTTGTGGTCATGGACACAGAGGCCACCCAGGCCGTCCCCACTGGTCCTGCTGTGGGAAGTTTAATGAGAAGGCAGAGTGCACGTGGACAGATGGGCAGAATCTGTCAAGAAGTCTGCTGAGAACCGTGGCCCTCTGA
- the TRIM45 gene encoding tripartite motif-containing protein 45 isoform X1, producing MSESRDPPLVLVGRVPGRTTVADAGKTRCPRCMRLFKAPRLLPCLHTVCTQCLEQLEPFSVVDVRGGDSGWVSEGSVSQELRPLGLSQRHVGILCPVCDAQVDLPTGGVKALTIDHLAVNDAMLESLRGEGQGLVCDLCSDREVEKRCYTCKANLCHFCSQAHRRQKKTTHHTMVDLKDLKGDSRVGRPILCPSHPAEELKLFCELCDRPVCRDCVVDEHREHPYDFTSNVIHKHGESVRDLLKGTHPHVEALEEALAQIKGSSSALQERVEAVAADIRAFSEGYIKAIGEHRDRLLKQLEDIRSQKENSLQLQKAQLEQLLADMRTGVEFTEHLLASGSDLEILITKGVVVERLTKLNQIEYSAHPGVNDKICFFPEEKAGQCHGYEMYGIINTREVDPAKCVIIGEDLHRAREKQPASFTLLCKDTAGESMGRGGDNVQVTVVPRDKIESSSPVRTMVQDKKDGTYYISYIPKEAGLYTVLVRVKDQHVQGSPFTVNVRKRQRTHPGVFHCCSFCSSGGQKTARCACGGTMPGGYLGCGHGHRGHPGRPHWSCCGKFNEKAECTWTDGQNLSRSLLRTVAL from the exons ATGTCCGAGTCACGGGATCCGCCGCTGGTCCTCGTGGGCAGAGTGCCTGGTAGGACCACGGTGGCAGACGCGGGCAAGACCCGCTGCCCTCGGTGCATGCGCCTTTTCAAAGCCccgaggctcttgccttgcttgcacacCGTTTGCACCCAGTGTCTGGAGCAGCTGGAACCTTTCTCCGTAGTGGACGTCCGAGGGGGAGACTCCGGTTGGGTCTCGGAGGGGTCTGTCTCCCAGGAGCTCAGGCCGCTAGGTCTGTCGCAGCGGCACGTCGGCATCCTCTGCCCGGTATGTGATGCACAGGTGGACCTGCCCACAGGTGGCGTGAAGGCTTTGACCATAGACCACTTGGCCGTGAATGATGCGATGCTGGAGAGTCTGCGTGGGGAAGGCCAGGGCCTGGTGTGTGACCTGTGCAGCGACAGGGAGGTGGAGAAGAGATGTTATACCTGCAAAGCCAATCTCTGCCACTTCTGCAGCCAGGCACATAG GCGGCAGAAGAAGACGACTCACCATACCATGGTAGATCTAAAAGACTTGAAAGGCGACAGCCGGGTGGGGAGGCCCATTCTGTGTCCTTCTCACCCTGCGGAGGAGCTGAAGCTGTTCTGTGAACTTTGCGACAGGCCCGTGTGCCGGGACTGTGTGGTGGATGAGCACCGGGAACACCCCTACGACTTCACCAGCAACGTCATCCACAAGCACGGGGAGTCAGTGCGGGACCTCCTTAAGGGCACCCACCCCCACGTGGAAGCCCTGGAGGAAGCACTGGCACAGATCAAAGGGTCCAGTAGTGCCCTACAGGAGCGAGTGGAGGCCGTGGCAGCTGATATCCGGGCATTTTCCGAGGGCTACATCAAAGCCATCGGGGAGCACCGGGACAGGCTGCTGAAGCAGCTGGAAGACATTCGCAGCCAGAAGGAAAACTCCCTGCAGCTACAGAAGGCACAGCtggagcagctgctggcagatatgcGGACAGGTGTGGAGTTTACCGAGCACCTGCTGGCCAGTGGCTCCGACCTAGAGATCCTCATCACCAAGGGGGTGGTGGTTGAGCGGCTCACAAAACTGAACCAGATTGAATATAGTGCACATCCTGGAGTGAACGATAAGATCTGCTTCTTTCCGGAGGAGAAAGCTGGCCAGTGTCATGGGTATGAGATGTACGGGATCATCAATACCAGGGAGGTCGATCCAGCCAAGTGTGTCATTATAGGAGAAG ATctccacagagccagggagaagcAGCCAGCCTCTTTCACACTGCTTTGTAAGGATACGGCAGGTGAAAGCATGGGCAGGGGTGGAGACAACGTTCAAGTCACAGTAGTCCCTAGGGATAAGATAGAAAG CTCCAGTCCAGTCAGAACAATGGTCCAAGATAAAAAGGACGGGACATACTACATTTCCTACATCCCCAAGGAGGCCGGCTTATATACTGTGCTGGTCCGGGTCAAAGACCAGCACGTGCAG GGTTCACCATTCACGGTAAACGTGAGGAAGAGGCAGCGCACACACCCCGGAGTCTTCCATTGCTGCTCCTTCTGCTCCAGTGGCGGCCAGAAGACTGCCCGCTGTGCCTGCGGGGGCACCATGCCAG GTGGGTACCTAGGTTGTGGTCATGGACACAGAGGCCACCCAGGCCGTCCCCACTGGTCCTGCTGTGGGAAGTTTAATGAGAAGGCAGAGTGCACGTGGACAGATGGGCAGAATCTGTCAAGAAGTCTGCTGAGAACCGTGGCCCTCTGA